In one Ananas comosus cultivar F153 linkage group 12, ASM154086v1, whole genome shotgun sequence genomic region, the following are encoded:
- the LOC109718071 gene encoding external alternative NAD(P)H-ubiquinone oxidoreductase B1, mitochondrial-like isoform X5, protein MVVLGTGWAGTAFLKNLDYSLYDVKVISPRNYFTFTPLLPSVTCGTVEPRSIVEPIRKIIGKNKLLFNWFFILLSQKGEEIDYWEADCYKINTVGKKVLCRSKIGTNLDGTGEFVVDYDYLVIAVGAQVNTFNTPGVMEHCHFLKEIEDARRIRRSVIDCFEKASLPYLDEEERKKNLHFVIVGGGPTGVEFAAELHDFVAEDLTKLYPAIQDLVKISVIQSGEHILTMFDQRIAEFAEAKFQRDGIDVRTGYRVVKISDNSITMKCKSTGETSEPYGMAVWSAGVGTRPVIVDVMKQIGQENRRVLTTDEWLRVCGCDGIYAIGDCATISQRKVMEDISAIFKFADKDNSGTLTVKEIQDIFEDLCIRYPQLELYLKSKHMSDIADLIRDAKGGDVEKGSMQLDIDELKIALAHVDSQVKSLPATAQVAAQQGQYLAQCFNSMRDCEEHPTGPLRLRDSGRHRFRPFQYKHFGQFAPLGGEQAAAELPGDWISIGHGSQWLWYSVYASKQVSWRTRVLVISDWLRRFIFGRDTSCI, encoded by the exons ATGGTGGTTCTTGGAACTGGTTGGGCTGGCACAGCTTTCCTGAAAAATCTTGATTACTCCTTATATGATGTAAAAGTAATATCCCCTCGTAACTACTTTACTTTCACTCCATTGCTTCCGAGCGTCACTTGTGGAACAGTTGAGCCACGCAgcattgttgagccaattagaaaaataattggGAAG AACAAACTGCTATTCAACTGGTTCTTCATATTGCTTTCCCAGAAAGGGGAAGAGATTGATTATTGGGAAGCCGACTGCTACAAGATCAATACAGTAGGCAAGAAAGTTCTCTGCCGTTCAAAAATTGGGACAAATTTGGATGGAACTGGCGAATTTGTCGTTGATTATGATTACCTGGTGATCGCAGTGGGAGCGCAGGTCAATACCTTTAATACCCCTGGTGTTATGGAGCATTGCCACTTTTTGAAG GAAATAGAGGATGCCCGGAGAATCAGGAGGAGTGTTATCGACTGCTTTGAGAAGGCTAGCCTTCCATATCTTGAcgaggaagagaggaagaaaaatctCCATTTTGTAATTGTAGGCGGTGGTCCTACAGGTGTTGAATTTGCTGCAGAGTTGCACGACTTTGTTGCCGAAGATTTGACCAAGCTGTACCCTGCGATCCAAGACCTAGTCAAGATATCTGTTATTCAATCTGGAGAGCATATATTGACCAT GTTCGACCAAAGAATTGCTGAATTTGCCGAAGCGAAATTTCAAAGAGATGGCATTGATGTGAGAACAGGATATAGAGTTGTCAAGATTTCAGACAACTCGATCACTATGAAATGTAAATCCACGGGAGAGACTTCTGAGCCTTACGGCATGGCTGTGTGGTCTGCTGGTGTTGGAACACGCCCTGTTATTGTTGACGTGATGAAACAAATTGGTCAA GAAAATAGGCGTGTGTTAACAACTGATGAATGGTTGAGAGTCTGTGGATGTGATGGTATCTATGCAATTGGTGATTGTGCTACAATTAGTCAGCGGAAAGTTATG GAAGATATCTCTGCAATATTTAAGTTTGCGGACAAAGACAATTCTGGAACCCTTACTGTGAAAGAAATCCAAGACATTTTTGAAGATTTATGCATTAGATACCCGCAACTGGAACTTTATTTGAAAAGCAAGCATATGAGTGACATTGCTGATTTGATAAGGGATGCCAAAGGTGGTGATGTTGAAAAGGGATCTATGCAACTAGATATAGATGAATTGAAAATTGCTCTTGCTCATGTGGATTCGCAAGTCAAAAGTCTTCCTGCCACAGCTCAG gTTGCCGCACAGCAAGGACAGTATCTTGCACAGTGTTTTAACAGCATGAGAGATTGCGAAGAGCATCCTACAGGTCCACTAAGACTGAGGGATTCGGGTCGTCATCGCTTTCGTCCTTTCCA GTATAAGCATTTTGGACAATTTGCCCCACTAGGTGGAGAGCAAGCAGCTGCTGAGCTCCCTGGTGATTGGATCTCTATTGGTCACGGCAGTCAGTGGCTCTGGTATTCTGTCTATGCAAG CAAACAAGTAAGTTGGCGCACGAGGGTATTGGTGATATCTGATTGGCTGCGCCGATTCATTTTTGGGAGGGACACAAGCTGCATATAG